Proteins encoded within one genomic window of Halogeometricum sp. S1BR25-6:
- a CDS encoding ABC transporter substrate-binding protein: protein MGGDGSGGGGQSGGETGSGTGSGGGSSGGGNGSEERLDFVGGRQPTQIQFNKWNLANFGHSFSTYFWTPVATAYSDGTIASDFLEDITIDGKEMTLTFPTGWTYWNGRDVTAKDYYVGSEIDRLQDPESSNYASHELVDERTIKRTFKNAVTPSLMKASLVGTAVNTPRWIFEEYLTRYEEASGSDERDAVTQELLKMTISTQQFVDEGLGNGLYEITQFNSAETITQKYEDHPYADRTDIEQTRIVPVGDNTDSLATSDKLDMALFGYINEPQRYPDNIKNQFKLNWFRTQKFILNWKNEHLANRSVRRALISAIDLEAITSAAVQAAYVAEPTQVQTGLRSSIHEEYLGQEFVDQLIKYPVNADTEKAAQYMEEAGYSKQGGTWASSEGNTVSLDILTRDNIGQAQPSKFLSDQLNQFGIETNLNAVGDSYYTKLQEWDFDLGWVWHVAKALWHPTAYYSNDFYGVLVGDPASSDDVGPTGVPFETTIPSQVGAETVSGSGQSIQPAQLMNDLPASTSKEQVKERTKTLVQWFNYDLPAIVYMQENSGYWGDEANFSFPDGSGEHKIDANNPGQHAWMRGWVTQR from the coding sequence ATGGGCGGCGACGGCTCCGGCGGCGGCGGGCAGTCCGGCGGCGAGACCGGATCGGGAACCGGCTCCGGCGGCGGGAGTTCCGGGGGCGGAAACGGGTCCGAGGAGCGATTGGACTTCGTCGGCGGGCGACAACCGACGCAGATTCAGTTCAACAAGTGGAACCTGGCGAACTTCGGTCACTCCTTCAGCACCTACTTCTGGACGCCGGTGGCGACGGCGTACTCCGACGGAACCATCGCCTCGGACTTCTTAGAGGACATCACGATAGACGGCAAGGAGATGACGCTGACGTTCCCGACGGGGTGGACGTACTGGAACGGCCGGGACGTCACGGCGAAGGACTACTACGTGGGCAGCGAAATCGACCGTCTTCAGGACCCCGAGTCGTCGAACTACGCGAGCCACGAACTGGTCGACGAGCGGACGATCAAGCGGACGTTCAAGAACGCCGTGACGCCGTCGCTGATGAAGGCGAGTCTGGTCGGAACCGCGGTCAACACGCCGCGGTGGATCTTCGAGGAGTACCTCACCCGCTACGAGGAGGCCTCGGGGTCCGACGAGCGCGACGCCGTCACGCAGGAACTGCTGAAGATGACCATCTCGACCCAGCAGTTCGTCGACGAGGGCCTCGGAAACGGTCTGTACGAGATAACGCAGTTCAACTCCGCGGAGACCATCACGCAGAAGTACGAGGACCACCCGTACGCCGACCGGACCGACATCGAGCAGACGCGCATCGTCCCCGTCGGCGACAACACGGACTCGCTGGCCACGAGCGACAAACTCGACATGGCGCTGTTCGGCTACATCAACGAACCGCAGCGCTACCCCGACAACATCAAGAACCAGTTCAAACTCAACTGGTTCAGAACTCAGAAGTTCATCCTTAACTGGAAGAACGAGCACCTCGCGAACCGCAGCGTTCGCCGGGCGCTCATCAGCGCCATCGACCTCGAAGCCATCACGAGTGCGGCCGTGCAGGCGGCTTACGTCGCCGAACCGACGCAGGTGCAGACGGGGCTTCGGTCGTCCATCCACGAAGAGTATCTCGGACAGGAGTTCGTCGACCAACTCATCAAGTACCCCGTCAACGCGGACACGGAGAAGGCGGCGCAGTACATGGAGGAGGCCGGCTACTCGAAGCAGGGCGGGACGTGGGCCAGTTCGGAGGGGAACACGGTCAGCCTCGACATCCTCACGCGCGACAACATCGGGCAGGCTCAGCCGAGCAAGTTCCTCAGCGACCAACTGAATCAGTTCGGTATCGAGACGAACCTGAACGCCGTCGGAGACAGCTACTACACGAAGCTTCAGGAGTGGGACTTCGACCTCGGGTGGGTCTGGCACGTCGCCAAGGCTCTGTGGCATCCCACCGCGTACTACTCGAACGACTTCTACGGCGTGCTAGTGGGCGACCCCGCCAGCAGCGACGACGTCGGCCCGACGGGCGTCCCGTTCGAGACGACGATTCCGAGCCAGGTCGGCGCCGAAACGGTGTCCGGGAGCGGACAGTCGATCCAGCCCGCCCAACTCATGAACGACCTCCCGGCGTCGACGTCGAAAGAGCAGGTCAAAGAGCGGACCAAGACGCTCGTGCAGTGGTTCAACTACGACCTGCCCGCCATCGTCTACATGCAGGAGAACAGCGGCTACTGGGGCGACGAGGCGAACTTCAGTTTCCCCGACGGGTCGGGCGAGCACAAGATAGACGCCAACAACCCGGGACAGCACGCGTGGATGCGCGGGTGGGTGACGCAGCGGTAA
- a CDS encoding ABC transporter permease, whose protein sequence is MATNYLAKRFGQAILTLVATVTLSFVLYHAMPGSPTESLKNVILSQQAGTGGSTVNLERLNRLVALYTNVQPDQPLYIQFYQYFSSIIFEQDLGTSIYENKPVTALIFERVPWSMFISVYAMVVGYSLSIVIGAVMAFKEKSRFDSVSSVVLIGLNSVPYYIVGILLIYFFAIQMSWFPYGGRVSSSVTAGFNVPFMRSIVMHAALPILSMSMLGLGGALTMRGNSVRVLGEDYLRVAKLRGLRGSRIATQYVGRNAILPMYTQFMIGIAGVFSSAVIVEQIFSYPGVGLLMYNAIQTQDYPLLMGSLIIFTTVTVVAIFIADLTYGFVDPRISAGADNE, encoded by the coding sequence ATGGCTACAAACTACTTGGCAAAGCGGTTCGGGCAGGCGATTCTGACCCTCGTCGCGACGGTGACGCTGTCGTTCGTGCTCTACCACGCGATGCCCGGAAGCCCGACCGAATCGCTCAAGAATGTCATCCTCTCACAGCAGGCGGGGACCGGGGGGAGCACGGTCAACCTCGAACGGCTGAACCGACTCGTCGCGCTGTACACGAACGTCCAACCCGACCAGCCGCTGTACATCCAGTTCTATCAGTACTTCAGCAGCATCATCTTTGAGCAGGACCTCGGCACCTCCATCTACGAGAACAAGCCCGTCACCGCGCTCATCTTCGAGCGGGTCCCGTGGTCGATGTTCATCAGCGTCTACGCGATGGTCGTCGGCTACTCGCTCAGCATCGTCATCGGAGCGGTGATGGCGTTCAAGGAGAAGTCGCGCTTCGACTCGGTGAGTTCCGTCGTTCTCATCGGACTCAACTCGGTGCCGTACTACATCGTCGGTATCCTCCTCATCTACTTCTTCGCCATCCAGATGTCGTGGTTCCCGTACGGGGGCCGCGTCTCCTCGAGCGTGACCGCCGGGTTCAACGTCCCGTTCATGCGCAGTATCGTCATGCACGCCGCGCTCCCGATACTCTCGATGAGCATGCTCGGACTGGGCGGCGCGCTGACCATGCGCGGCAACTCGGTCCGGGTGCTCGGCGAGGACTATCTCCGAGTCGCGAAGCTACGGGGTCTGCGCGGGTCTCGAATCGCGACGCAGTACGTGGGTCGAAACGCCATCCTCCCGATGTACACGCAGTTCATGATCGGCATCGCCGGCGTCTTCAGCAGTGCAGTCATCGTCGAACAGATCTTCTCGTACCCCGGCGTGGGACTGCTGATGTACAACGCCATCCAGACGCAGGACTACCCGCTGCTGATGGGGTCGCTCATCATCTTCACGACCGTCACCGTCGTGGCGATATTCATCGCCGACCTCACGTACGGGTTCGTCGACCCGCGCATCTCCGCAGGAGCAGACAATGAGTAA
- a CDS encoding ABC transporter permease, producing the protein MSNRDPNDTVDLEELFNSSTEHEPTPMSERVKRTLDLTVVAPARVALTDWRAVVGTLILFGFFLAGTAGVVLVDRPTSGDAPILAQPFQNPNYILGTDTFGQPIGAQLIHATPAMFKMIFAGAVISIGVAALVGLLSGFMRGTVVDTVLMSVTDVVITIPGLPLVIVLMAIFAPENPYIVGVLLGLDNWPGLARTVRSQVLSIREESYVEASRIMGLSTGTILRRDLLGQLMPYITINSALASRRIIFESVGLYFLGILPFTTFNWGVLMNLAYKGGALNRPQMLHWLIFPMVTIFLMSFGLVLFSQGMDSVFNVRLRARHASTTTDDKAADQGDSAEI; encoded by the coding sequence ATGAGTAACCGAGACCCCAACGATACGGTCGACCTCGAAGAGCTGTTCAACTCGTCCACGGAGCACGAACCGACGCCGATGAGCGAACGGGTCAAACGGACTCTCGACCTGACGGTCGTCGCCCCCGCCCGCGTCGCGCTGACCGACTGGCGCGCCGTCGTCGGGACGCTCATCCTGTTCGGGTTCTTCCTCGCGGGAACGGCCGGCGTCGTTCTCGTCGACCGGCCGACGAGCGGGGACGCCCCGATTCTCGCGCAACCGTTCCAGAACCCCAACTACATCCTCGGAACCGACACGTTCGGACAGCCCATCGGCGCCCAACTCATCCACGCGACGCCCGCGATGTTCAAGATGATATTCGCCGGCGCCGTCATCAGCATCGGCGTCGCGGCGCTGGTCGGCCTCCTGTCGGGATTTATGCGCGGAACGGTCGTCGACACGGTGCTGATGTCCGTCACGGACGTCGTCATCACGATTCCCGGCCTGCCGCTGGTCATCGTCCTGATGGCCATCTTCGCACCGGAGAACCCCTACATCGTCGGCGTCCTCCTCGGCCTCGACAACTGGCCGGGGCTGGCGCGGACGGTGCGCTCGCAGGTGCTCAGCATCCGCGAGGAGTCCTACGTGGAGGCCTCTCGGATAATGGGCCTCTCCACCGGGACCATCCTGCGCCGGGACCTCCTGGGGCAGTTGATGCCGTACATCACCATCAACTCCGCGCTCGCCTCCCGCCGCATCATCTTCGAGTCGGTCGGGCTGTACTTCCTCGGCATCCTCCCGTTCACGACGTTCAACTGGGGCGTGCTGATGAACCTCGCGTACAAGGGCGGGGCGCTGAACCGCCCGCAGATGCTGCACTGGCTCATCTTCCCCATGGTGACCATCTTCCTGATGTCGTTCGGCCTCGTGCTGTTCTCGCAGGGGATGGACAGCGTGTTCAACGTGCGACTCCGCGCGCGGCACGCCTCGACGACCACCGACGACAAGGCGGCGGACCAAGGGGATTCCGCGGAGATATGA
- a CDS encoding ABC transporter ATP-binding protein, translated as MSSTGSDPVVSVEDVTVEFDNSGGMLGFFDNTNPVRAVNDVSLDIGEREIVTLIGESGCGKSTLGKTAIGVQKPTSGAVRYRGQDIWEAKSSGKNASVPFSEIRHALQIIHQDPGSALNPNQRVITSLSLPLKKWNPDMSRERREERIHAMFERVGMTPPGDFLNRYPHQLSGGEKQRAVLVRAMLLNPDLILADEAISALDVSLRVEMMDLMLELQDIFDTSYLFISHDLSNARYIAEKSGGRIAVMYLGEIVEIGGVDEIIENPQHPYTKALRWATPNLFDDRDEEEFPIREIDVPDPRNLPSGCNFHPRCPEAREVCQREHPGEITTGAGEHLCRCFRADDTHEYWNSPDLHD; from the coding sequence ATGAGTAGCACCGGGTCCGACCCGGTCGTCTCGGTGGAGGACGTTACCGTCGAGTTCGACAACAGCGGCGGGATGTTGGGCTTCTTCGACAACACGAACCCGGTCAGAGCCGTCAACGACGTGTCGCTGGACATCGGTGAACGCGAAATCGTGACGCTCATCGGTGAAAGCGGGTGCGGGAAGTCGACGCTCGGCAAGACGGCCATCGGCGTGCAGAAGCCGACCAGCGGAGCCGTGCGGTATCGGGGACAGGACATCTGGGAGGCCAAGAGCAGCGGTAAGAACGCCTCGGTTCCGTTCTCGGAGATACGACACGCCCTGCAGATCATCCACCAAGACCCCGGGAGCGCGCTGAATCCGAACCAGCGCGTCATCACGTCGCTGTCGCTGCCGCTGAAGAAGTGGAACCCGGACATGAGTCGCGAGCGTCGCGAGGAACGGATCCACGCGATGTTCGAACGCGTGGGGATGACGCCGCCGGGCGACTTCCTCAACCGCTACCCGCACCAGCTATCGGGCGGGGAGAAACAGCGGGCGGTGCTGGTCCGCGCGATGCTCCTCAATCCCGACCTCATCCTCGCCGACGAGGCCATCAGCGCGTTGGACGTCTCGCTACGGGTCGAGATGATGGACCTGATGCTCGAACTGCAGGACATTTTCGACACGTCGTACCTGTTCATCAGCCACGACCTCTCGAACGCCCGATACATCGCCGAGAAGTCGGGCGGTCGAATCGCCGTGATGTACCTCGGAGAAATCGTCGAAATCGGCGGCGTCGACGAGATAATCGAGAACCCGCAACACCCGTACACGAAGGCGCTCCGCTGGGCGACGCCGAACCTCTTCGACGACCGGGACGAGGAGGAGTTCCCCATCCGAGAGATAGACGTTCCGGACCCGAGGAACCTGCCGAGCGGCTGTAACTTCCACCCGCGGTGTCCGGAGGCCAGAGAGGTCTGTCAGCGCGAACACCCCGGCGAGATAACGACGGGGGCGGGCGAGCACCTCTGTCGGTGCTTCCGCGCGGACGACACCCACGAGTACTGGAACAGCCCGGACCTCCACGACTGA
- a CDS encoding ABC transporter ATP-binding protein — MSIRDEIFEIRDLNVSFELNRGASRVVRDVDMDIHREETLGIVGESGSGKSMLASSLLNAVVEPGVCSGEVMYYPREGDPVSVLELSESELKRFRWEEVAMVFQGAMSSLNPVMRVRAHFRETLQDHGRDIPAGLERARELLESVYLDPDRVMDAYPHELSGGMKQRALIALSLILEPEVLVMDEPTAALDLLMQRSIVSLLDDLQEEHDLTIVFITHDLPLLTKIADRLTVMYAFQLIESGTVDELLYNSSHPYTRALLAATPDLNVPVDEMHAIAGSKPDPVDRISGCSYHPRCPIADEHCRTSEPPMATVSETHEAACFYHEKAQEAVPLRGDSMQEEAVHE; from the coding sequence ATGAGCATTCGAGACGAGATATTCGAAATCCGGGACCTGAACGTGTCGTTCGAGTTGAACCGCGGCGCGTCGCGCGTCGTCAGAGACGTGGATATGGATATCCACCGGGAGGAGACGCTCGGTATCGTCGGCGAGAGCGGAAGCGGCAAGTCCATGCTCGCCTCCTCGCTGCTCAACGCCGTCGTCGAACCGGGCGTCTGTTCGGGCGAGGTGATGTACTACCCGCGGGAGGGCGACCCCGTGTCGGTATTAGAGCTCTCCGAGTCGGAACTCAAGCGGTTCCGCTGGGAGGAGGTCGCCATGGTGTTCCAGGGGGCGATGAGTTCGCTCAACCCCGTGATGCGGGTTCGCGCGCACTTCCGGGAGACGCTGCAGGACCACGGCCGCGACATCCCGGCCGGTCTCGAACGCGCCCGCGAACTGCTCGAAAGCGTCTACCTCGACCCCGATAGGGTCATGGACGCCTATCCGCACGAACTGAGCGGCGGGATGAAACAGCGCGCGCTCATCGCGCTGAGTCTCATCCTCGAACCGGAGGTGCTCGTGATGGACGAACCGACCGCGGCGCTGGACCTGTTGATGCAGCGCTCCATCGTCTCCCTGCTCGACGACCTCCAGGAGGAACACGACCTGACCATCGTGTTCATCACGCACGACCTCCCCTTGCTGACGAAAATCGCCGACCGCCTCACAGTCATGTACGCCTTCCAACTCATCGAGAGCGGGACGGTCGACGAGTTGCTCTACAACTCGTCGCACCCCTACACGCGCGCCCTGCTCGCCGCGACGCCGGACCTGAACGTCCCCGTCGACGAGATGCACGCCATCGCGGGGTCGAAGCCCGACCCGGTCGACCGGATTTCGGGCTGTTCGTACCACCCTCGATGTCCCATCGCAGACGAACACTGCCGGACCTCCGAGCCGCCGATGGCGACGGTCAGCGAGACCCACGAGGCGGCCTGTTTCTACCACGAGAAGGCGCAAGAGGCCGTTCCGTTGCGCGGCGACTCGATGCAAGAGGAGGCGGTCCATGAGTAG
- a CDS encoding oligogalacturonate lyase family protein: MHDEDLAQGPDAGRELPAEWRTYDDPETDARIRQLTDCEEGDSWHLYFTEPSWYDDGRRLMFRSTRGGNGIDLYSVDLETGGIRQLTDLPSSLSGVTCHPDASVAAFWADDRLVAFDLDRETLTSLYRLPDGYGGSHAAITADGERVVAAISERVDLERDDENRERWMEARMNVDANSKVISVPLSGGEPTVHVDENRWLNHVNASPTHPELVTYCEEGIWERVDRVWGLDLTSGDTWRIRPTEEGEAVGHEYWLADGEYVGYHGWRGDRDDPDAFFGQVRYDNEDRREAPAPDVYTHFHSNTRDLVVGDGTYRGVPYDLLWRWDEEASAYEAPRMLATHNWQSDADAHPHSRLAPDGDSVVFDSTRGGAGSEVYLATVPEDLSDLPRYEGPGLRVD; encoded by the coding sequence ATGCACGATGAGGACCTCGCCCAGGGACCCGACGCCGGCCGCGAACTTCCAGCCGAATGGCGAACGTACGACGACCCCGAGACGGACGCACGGATCCGTCAGCTCACCGACTGCGAGGAGGGCGACAGCTGGCACCTCTACTTCACGGAACCGAGTTGGTACGACGACGGCCGACGGCTCATGTTCCGTTCGACGCGCGGCGGGAACGGCATCGACCTCTACTCGGTCGACCTCGAAACAGGCGGGATACGCCAACTGACCGACCTCCCGTCCTCGCTCTCGGGCGTGACCTGTCACCCCGACGCGAGCGTCGCCGCCTTCTGGGCCGACGACCGTCTCGTCGCGTTCGACCTCGACCGCGAGACGCTTACCTCCCTGTACCGCCTCCCGGACGGATACGGCGGGAGCCACGCGGCGATAACCGCGGACGGCGAGCGAGTCGTCGCCGCCATCTCCGAGCGCGTCGACCTCGAACGCGACGACGAGAACCGAGAGCGGTGGATGGAGGCCCGCATGAACGTGGACGCCAACTCCAAGGTGATTTCGGTGCCCCTCTCGGGAGGGGAGCCGACGGTCCACGTCGACGAGAACCGGTGGCTCAACCACGTCAACGCCTCCCCGACGCATCCCGAACTCGTCACCTACTGCGAGGAGGGTATCTGGGAGCGGGTCGACCGGGTGTGGGGTCTCGACCTGACGTCGGGCGACACGTGGCGGATACGGCCGACGGAGGAGGGCGAGGCCGTCGGCCACGAGTACTGGCTCGCCGACGGCGAGTACGTGGGATACCACGGGTGGCGCGGCGACCGTGACGACCCCGACGCGTTCTTCGGACAGGTACGGTACGACAACGAGGACCGACGGGAGGCTCCCGCTCCGGACGTCTACACGCACTTTCACAGTAACACGCGCGACCTCGTCGTCGGCGACGGAACCTATCGCGGCGTTCCGTACGACCTCCTCTGGCGCTGGGACGAGGAGGCGAGTGCCTACGAGGCGCCGCGGATGCTAGCCACCCACAACTGGCAGAGCGACGCCGACGCCCACCCGCACTCGCGACTCGCCCCGGACGGCGACAGCGTGGTCTTCGACAGCACCCGCGGCGGCGCCGGGTCGGAGGTCTATCTCGCGACGGTGCCGGAGGACCTCTCCGACCTCCCGCGCTACGAGGGGCCGGGTCTCCGAGTGGACTGA